A window of Rhododendron vialii isolate Sample 1 chromosome 11a, ASM3025357v1 contains these coding sequences:
- the LOC131307634 gene encoding protein CYPRO4, whose translation MGASQSREGLDLSDSEYSDDGEETSEEQQYDDAVDHGDDPQHHQQQRPASSKPATLDELDERLKALKLKYPPHHQNPNSRNAVKLYLHIGGNTPRAKWIVSDKLTHYEFLKNDADDDDDKGNDHWVLKVGSKIRARVSTDMQLKMFGDQRRVDFVSNGVWALRFFTDEEYRRFVTEFQDCLFENVYGLVASDENKLKVYGKEFLGWVKPEAADDSMWEDAEAGEWKSPPAKSSVRTGNQDALLEEFEEAATGGGIQSLALGALDNSFFVNDMGVQVVKNFSHGIHGKGVYVKFDSGGQKGSRISSSEGRSTPKKAVLMRGETNMMLMSPLKEGKPRSTGLHQLDIETGKIVTEWKFEKDGTDVTMRDITNDTKGSQLDPSESTFLGLDDNRLCQWDMRDKHGMVQNIASSNSPVLNWTQGHQFSRGTNFQCFATAGDGSIVVGSVDGKIRLYSKTSMRQAKTAFPGLGSPITHVDVTYDGKWVLGTTDTYLVLICTLFTDKDGKTKTGFCGRMGNKIPAPRLLKLTPVDSHMAGTDNRFQRGQFSWVTENGKQERHLVATVGKFSVIWNFQQVKNSAHECYMNQQGLKSCYCYKIVLKDESIIDSRFMHDRFAVSDSPEAPLVVATPMKVTSFSISGSKR comes from the exons atgGGAGCCTCACAGAGTCGCGAGGGCCTAGACCTTTCAGACTCGGAGTACTCCGACGACGGCGAAGAAACCAGCGAAGAACAACAATACGACGACGCGGTGGACCACGGCGACGATCCACAGCACCACCAACAACAACGACCAGCTTCTTCCAAACCCGCAACCCTAGACGAGCTCGACGAGAGGCTGAAGGCCCTCAAGCTCAAATACCCTCCCCatcatcaaaaccctaattccagAAACGCCGTCAAGCTCTACCTCCACATCGGCGGCAACACCCCCAGGGCCAAGTGGATCGTCTCCGACAAACTCACCCACTACGAATTCCTCAAAAACGACGccgacgacgacgatgacaaGGGTAATGATCACTGGGTTTTGAAAGTGGGGTCCAAGATTAGAGCTAGGGTTTCGACCGACATGCAATTGAAGATGTTCGGGGACCAGAGGCGCGTCGATTTCGTCTCGAACGGGGTGTGGGCGTTGAGGTTTTTTACGGATGAGGAGTATCGGAGGTTTGTAACCGAGTTTCAGGACTGTTTGTTTGAGAACGTTTATGGGTTGGTTGCTAGCGATGAGAACAAGCTTAAGGTTTACGGGAAGGAGTTTCTGGGGTGGGTTAAGCCGGAGGCTGCCGACGATTCGATGTGGGAGGATGCAGAGGCGGGAGAGTGGAAGAGTCCTCCGGCAAAGAGCTCGGTGAGGACTGGGAATCAGGATGCTTTGTTGGAGGAGTTTGAGGAGGCGGCGACGGGGGGAGGGATACAGAGCTTGGCATTAGGGGCGTTGGATAATAGTTTCTTCGTGAATGATATGGGTGTTCAGGTTGTGAAGAATTTCAGCCATGGGATACATGGGAAAGGGGTGTACGTGAAGTTCGATAGTGGCGGGCAAAAGGGTAGTCGTATTAGTTCTAGCGAGGGAAGATCGACGCCTAAGAAggctgttttgatgagaggTGAGACTAATATGATGCTAATGAGTCCATTAAAGGAAGGGAAGCCTCGTTCGACTGGACTCCACCAGTTGGATATTGAGACAGGGAAGATTGTTACGGAATGGAAGTTTGAAAAAGATGGGACCGATGTTACAATGAGAGATATTACTAATGATACAAAAGGGTCTCAGTTGGATCCTTCAGAGAGTACATTCTTGGGTTTGGATGATAATAGGCTGTGCCAGTGGGATATGAGAGATAAGCACGGAATGGTTCAGAATATAGCGAGTTCAAATTCGCCAGTATTGAATTGGACACAGGGGCATCAATTCTCTAGGGGGACGAATTTCCAGTGCTTTGCGACAGCCGGGGATGGGTCCATCGTTGTTGGTTCGGTTGATGGGAAGATAAGGCTGTATTCGAAGACTTCAATGAGGCAGGCCAAGACTGCTTTTCCAGGGCTTGGCTCGCCCATTACTCATGTCGATGTGACGTACGATGGGAAATGGGTATTGGGCACCACTGACACTTATTTGGTTCTCATTTGCACTCTGTTTACTGACAAAGATGGGAAGACGAAGACTGGTTTCTGTGGTCGAATGGGAAATAAAATCCCAGCTCCGAGATTATTGAAGCTGACTCCCGTGGATTCGCATATGGCTGGGACAGACAATAGGTTCCAAAGAGGCCAGTTCTCGTGG GTCACTGAGAATGGGAAGCAAGAGCGCCACCTGGTCGCAACAGTGGGCAAATTCAGCGTGATATGGAATTTCCAGCAGGTGAAGAACAGTGCCCACGAATGTTACATGAATCAGCAGGGCCTCAAGAGCTGCTATTGCTACAAGATTGTGTTAAAAGATGAATCCATTATTGATAGTCGGTTCATGCACGATAGATTTGCTGTTAGTGACTCCCCGGAAGCTCCCCTCGTCGTAGCTACTCCCATGAAAGTTACTTCTTTCAGCATATCTGGAAGCAAGCGGTGA
- the LOC131307769 gene encoding F-box/kelch-repeat protein At1g57790-like translates to MLSMQQEEVRSPKTEGAMRPFAIDNGSRRSFVSLFKDVTHAKLLDNQGGDHEITPMNEEKKKSDPEIENVEEEVWAKLPMDLQMSIIQCIPPNERDYRNLRVVCRRWKAMAPPLRWISGSAAIEYPWLVSFQKEKGVYDFYDPTSDLTYHMSTESTSYLAIFASYKGWLLLSEGPQSIYMLEPFTKMRIDLPKMPQQFNLVGGQYWFGVNPTSGRYRVNQIFRRSPEQLMILEFTSKMTSCACLPVKNKSFTPSWNNLIFCDGSLFGLDQNGKFGIFATVGNERQWHVLNDSQILCFPSRVEQSFLVVLNLRIMSVFVGSSEKWVKVFNFNFSALKWEQVDSLGNLVLFVGRTSIAVESKEERMRNKIFFPIFKEADGSIMFYCLETCRFRSFSSENSNLDLHGERGFKKLVSNCTWIRPNLVPSFS, encoded by the exons ATGCTCTCCATGCAGCAGGAAGAAGTTCGTTCACCGAAAACAGAGGGAGCTATGAGGCCCTTCGCTATTGATAATGGAAGCAGACGCTCTTTCGTCTCCCTCTTCAAAGACGTTACTCACGCCaa GTTACTTGACAACCAAGGAGGTGATCATGAGATAACGCCAATGAatgaggaaaagaagaaaagtgacCCAGAGATTGAGAATGTGGAGGAGGAAGTTTGGGCAAAACTTCCAATGGATCTTCAAATGTCCATAATACAATGCATCCCACCCAATGAAAGGGACTATCGGAATCTTCGTGTTGTCTGTAGAAGGTGGAAAGCGATGGCCCCTCCATTGCGTTGGATTTCTGGTTCGGCAGCCATTGAATACCCTTGGCTTGTGTCCTTTCAGAAAGAGAAAGGTGTCTATGACTTCTATGATCCAACATCTGACTTGACCTATCACATGAGCACAGAATCAACATCATATCTTGCAATTTTTGCCTCCTACAAAGGTTGGTTGCTTCTTTCTGAGGGTCCACAATCTATTTATATGCTTGAACCGTTCACGAAAATGAGAATCGATCTTCCGAAGATGCCACAACAATTCAACCTCGTTGGTGGACAATATTGGTTTGGTGTAAATCCAACTTCCGGAAGATATCGTGTTAACCAAATCTTTCGTCGCTCTCCTGAGCAGCTGATGATTTTGGAGTTCACTAGTAAAATGACTTCTTGTGCTTGCCTTCCTGTCAAGAACAAATCATTCACACCATCATGGAATAACCTTATTTTTTGCGATGGGagtttatttggtttggatcaaaatggGAAGTTCGGAATCTTCGCAACTGTAGGGAATGAAAGACAATGGCATGTTTTGAATGATTCCCAGATATTATGTTTTCCTTCAAGAGTAGAACAAAGCTTTCTGGTTGTGTTGAACTTGAGGATAATGTCGGTGTTTGTTGGAAGTTCAGAAAAATGGGTTAAAGTATTTAACTTCAATTTTTCGGCACTTAAATGGGAGCAAGTTGATAGCTTGGGAAATCTAGTTTTGTTTGTTGGTCGAACATCCATAGCTGTGGAGTCAAAGGAGGAAAGAATGAGGAACAAGATTTTCTTCCCCATCTTCAAAGAAGCTGATGGTAGCATCATGTTTTATTGTCTAGAGACTTGCAGATTCCGCAGCTTCAGCAGTGAAAATTCCAATTTGGATCTTCatggagagagaggatttaaaaaattagtatcTAATTGTACCTGGATTCGACCTAATTTGGTTCCGTCCTTCAGCTGA